From Nicotiana tabacum cultivar K326 chromosome 22, ASM71507v2, whole genome shotgun sequence, one genomic window encodes:
- the LOC107798630 gene encoding hypothetical protein At1g04090-like produces MFRCKCFRWSRISDLSSREPDTFLLPAPLPQWPQECSSTGFASGIIKLGELEVHKISKFEFVCGCNLSQDRKQGVSFYKPRGVPDGFFSLGHYCQPNNKPLRGYVLVAREVAKPEAGDHCNGNPCLPALQDPLDYTLVWSSSDVGSEENFDGSGYFWLPQPPEGYKALGFIATNKPVKPELGEVKCVRADLTDECETHRLILKTSSVLSEVLAVWSIRPRHRGMHGKGISAGTFFCSCYWSTGEELSIACLKSFDMSLQAMPNLDQIHAIIRHYGPTLFFHPDEVYLPSSVQWFFDNGALLYTRGDSVVKPIEPDGSNLPGGGTNDGQYWIDLPSDVRREIVKFGNLQSAKLYVHVKPALGGTFTDIAMWIFCPFNGPATLKVGLVNVPLSKIGQHVGDWEHFTLRVSNFTGELWSIYFSQHSGGEWVDAYDLEFIAGNKATVYSSKNGHASFPHPGNYMQGSSKLGIGIRNDAACSNLCIDSSTKYEIMAAEYLGHGAVSEPCWLQYMREWGPTIIYDSRKELEKIVNRLPVMVRNSVQNIFDKLPVELFKEEGPTGPKEKNNWVGDERW; encoded by the exons ATGTTTCGGTGCAAATGCTTCCGTTGGAGCAGAATTTCAGATCTCTCTTCTCGAGAACCTGACACATTTCTTCTGCCTGCACCCCTCCCACAATGGCCTCAAG AATGTTCATCTACAGGATTTGCTAGTGGAATAATTAAACTAGGGGAATTGGAGGTTCATAAAATTAGCAAGTTTGAGTTTGTCTGTGGTTGTAATCTGTCACAAGACCGGAAACAGGGTGTTAGCTTTTATAAGCCAAGGGGGGTGCCAGATGGATTTTTTAGCCTTGGCCACTACTGCCAACCTAACAACAAGCCTCTACGAGGATATGTACTTGTTGCTCGGGAAGTGGCTAAACCTGAGGCAGGGGATCATTGCAACGGAAATCCTTGTTTACCTGCACTTCAGGATCCCCTAGATTACACATTAGTGTGGAGTAGTTCTGATGTTGGAAGTGAAGAAAACTTTGATGGATCTGGTTACTTCTGGTTACCGCAACCACCTGAAGGTTATAAAGCATTGGGGTTCATTGCGACTAATAAGCCTGTTAAACCTGAGTTAGGGGAAGTTAAATGTGTTCGAGCTGACCTCACTGATGAATGTGAAACTCACCGCCTGATACTCAAAACCAGCTCTGTGCTTTCAGAAGTACTGGCAGTTTGGAGCATAAGACCGCGGCATAGAGGAATGCATGGGAAAGGTATTTCAGCTGGTACTTTTTTCTGCAGTTGTTATTGGAGCACGGGGGAAGAGCTAAGCATTGCATGCTTAAAGAGCTTTGATATGAGTTTACAAGCAATGCCAAACCTTGATCAGATTCATGCGATCATTAGGCACTATGGTCCTACTTTATTTTTCCATCCAGACGAGGTCTATCTTCCATCTTCTGTACAATGGTTCTTTGACAACGGTGCATTGCTCTATACGAGAGGTGATTCAGTTGTTAAGCCTATCGAGCCTGACGGATCCAATTTACCTGGCGGTGGGACAAATGATGGCCAATATTGGATTGATTTGCCAAGCGATGTTCGAAGGGAGATTGTCAAGTTTGGAAATTTACAGAGTGCAAAACTTTATGTTCATGTGAAGCCAGCCTTAGGTGGAACTTTCACGGATATAGCGATGTGGATTTTTTGCCCCTTCAATGGGCCAGCCACTCTGAAGGTAGGCCTAGTGAATGTTCCTCTTAGCAAAATTGGTCAGCATGTAGGTGACTGGGAGCATTTCACTCTTCGAGTGAGCAATTTCACAGGGGAGCTGTGGAGTATCTATTTTTCTCAGCACAGCGGTGGTGAATGGGTGGATGCTTATGATTTGGAGTTTATTGCAGGAAATAAAGCTACTGTTTATTCATCAAAAAATGGTCATGCTAGCTTTCCTCATCCTGGAAATTACATGCAAGGGTCCTCAAAGCTAGGGATTGGAATTAGAAATGATGCTGCCTGTAGTAATCTTTGCATAGATTCTAGTACCAAATATGAAATTATGGCAGCAGAGTATCTTGGACATGGAGCTGTCAGCGAGCCATGTTGGTTACAATATATGAGAGAGTGGGGTCCAACCATTATTTACGACTCAAGAAAGGAGCTTGAGAAAATTGTAAATCGCTTGCCAGTGATGGTCCGAAATTCAGTGCAGAATATTTTTGATAAGTTGCCAGTGGAACTGTTTAAGGAGGAAGGCCCTACTGGGCCAAAGGAGAAGAACAATTGGGTTGGAGACGAAAGATGGTAG
- the LOC107798629 gene encoding pre-mRNA-processing factor 39-1 yields the protein MGDSETAVAQTSSVTDYKSAGYSSKVPDDAGTHTSSDAGNAGDLATPCPNGAGELASSNVEAGNLYTADAVSTQQESATAMTYEASQDLAALEDAAAGSSQAAVYDSSANGNSTIEARDIAENGIASDVHGNSNMHQPEDGLALSPEEERLWSIVRTNSLDFNAWTSLIEETEKMSEGNILKIRKVYDAFLAEFPLCYGYWKKYADHEARLGSVDKVVEVYERAVQGVTYSVDMWLHYCVFAISTYGDPDTIRRLFERGLVYVGTDYLSFPLWDKYLEYEYTQQAWSNVAAIYTQILQNPNQQLDRYFEGFKELVASRPISELRTPEEAAAAAEAGSEQIEGEVNPSSEPSKPVSAILKDAEELEKYIAIREEMYKKAKEFDSKIIDFETAIRRPYFHVRPLNVAELENWNSYLDFIEGGDDFNKVVKLYERCLIACANYPEFWIRYVSCMETSGSLDLADNALARATQVFVKRQPEIHLFAARLREQRGDIPGAQAAYQLVHAEISPGLVEAIIKHANMERRLGNLEDACSVYEQAIAIEKGKEHSQSLPLLLAQYSRFLYLVSGKVGKAREILDQAVENVQLSKPLLEAVIHLESIQSLPKRIDLLDSLVDKFIVPSPENPSVASVDEREELSSIFLEFLDLFGDAASIKKADDRHAKLFLRHRTSSDSKKRQADDYLVSEKTKLAKSAVAASNPSVAGAFPGAQNQWPAGYGVQGQTWPQAAQAPPQQWNPGYAQQAAYGAYSSYGASYAPPQGPAPVPSSAGYGAYPSTYPAQAFPQQNYAQPAAAPTLPPAPQATTVPPTAYYGSYY from the exons ATGGGCGATAGTGAAACTGCGGTAGCTCAAACCTCGTCAGTCACTGACTATAAATCTGCTGGTTATTCGTCAAAAGTTCCTGATGATGCTGGCACCCATACTTCTTCCGATGCTGGAAATGCTGGGGATTTGGCCACTCCATGTCCAAATGGCGCTGGGGAGTTAGCATCTTCTAATGTAGAAGCTGGAAACCTATATACTGCTGATGCAGTGTCTACCCAGCAAGAAAGTGCTACTGCTATGACATATGAGGCCAGCCAGGATCTTGCAGCTCTAGAAGATGCAGCTGCAGGTTCATCCCAAGCGGCTGTTTATGACTCTTCTGCAAATGGCAACAGCACTATTGAAGCAAGAGACATTGCTGAAAATGGGATTGCATCAGATGTCCATGGAAATTCCAATATGCATCAGCCAGAAGATGGCTTAG CTTTATCTCCTGAAGAGGAAAGATTATGGAGCATAGTAAGGACAAATTCTTTAGACTTCAATGCCTGGACTTCCCTTATTGAGGAGACAGAGAAGATGTCAGAG GGCAACATTTTGAAGATTCGGAAGGTTTATGATGCATTCTTGGCAGAATTTCCTCTATGTTACGGTTATTGGAAGAAATATGCAGATCATGAGGCACGTCTTGGTTCTGTCGACAAAGTTGTGGAGGTCTATGAACGAGCTGTTCAAGGCGTGACATATTCGGTAGATATGTGGTTGCACTATTGTGTTTTTGCTATAAGCACTTATGGAGATCCTGACACCATTAGAAG GTTATTTGAAAGAGGATTAGTGTATGTTGGAACAGACTACCTGTCTTTTCCACTTTGGGATAAGTACCTGGAGTACGAGTACACACAGCAGGCCTGGTCAAATGTTGCTGCCATATACACTCAGATATTGCAGAATCCAAATCAGCAGCTCGATCGCTATTTTGAAGG TTTTAAGGAGCTGGTGGCTAGTAGGCCTATATCAGAGCTACGAACTCCTGAAGAAGCTGCAGCTGCAGCAGAAGCTGGCAGTGAACAGATTGAGGGAGAGGTTAATCCTAGTTCTGAGCCTTCTAAACCTGTAAGTGCAATCTTAAAAGATGCCGAGGAGTTGGAGAAGTATATCGCCATTAGAGAAGAGATGTATAAGAAAGCTAAAGAGTTCGATTCTAAGATCATTGATTTTGAAACTGCTATAAGGAGGCCATACTTTCATGTGCGGCCTCTTAATGTTGCGGAGCTTGAAAATTGGAACAGTTATCTTGATTTCATAGAAGGAGGAGATGACTTCAATAAG GTGGTCAAGCTGTATGAGAGATGTCTGATTGCTTGTGCCAATTATCCTGAATTTTGGATTCGGTATGTTTCGTGTATGGAAACAAGTGGAAGTTTGGATCTTGCCGATAATGCCCTTGCTCGTGCCACTCAAGTCTTTGTCAAg AGACAGCCAGAGATTCACCTTTTTGCTGCTCGATTGCGGGAGCAACGTGGTGATATACCTGGTGCTCAGGCTGCGTATCAACTTGTGCACGCTGAAATATCACCTGGACTTGTAGAAGCAATAATCAAGCATGCGAACATGGAACGTCGACTT GGGAATCTTGAGGATGCCTGTTCAGTATACGAACAAGCTATCGCCATTGAAAAAGGAAAGGAGCACTCGCAGAGTCTGCCATTATTGCTTGCACAGTACTCTCGGTTTTTGTACTTG GTTTCTGGGAAGGTGGGAAAAGCTCGGGAAATTCTTGATCAAGCAGTTGAGAATGTCCAGTTGTCAAAACCACTTCTGGAG GCAGTGATCCATTTAGAATCCATTCAGTCGCTACCAAAGAGAATAGATTTGCTGGATTCATTGGTTGATAAGTTCATAGTTCCATCCCCTGAGAACCCTAGCGTTGCAAGTGTTGATGAAAGAGAGGAGTTATCAAGCATTTTCTTGGAG TTTCTAGATCTTTTTGGAGATGCAGCATCAATTAAGAAGGCTGATGATCGGCATGCTAAGCTCTTCTTACGCCATAGAACCTCTTCAGATTCAAAGAAACGTCAGGCTGACGATTATTTAGTTTCTGAGAAGACAAAGCTGGCAAAGTCTGCTGTTGCAGCATCTAACCCCTCAGTGGCTGGTGCATTTCCTGGAGCGCAAAATCAATGGCCTGCAGGTTATGGTGTACAAGGTCAAACCTGGCCACAGGCTGCACAAGCCCCACCGCAGCAGTGGAATCCTGGTTATGCACAACAG GCAGCATATGGTGCTTACAGCAGTTACGGAGCCAGCTATGCACCTCCTCAAGGGCCTGCACCAGTGCCCTCAAGTGCTGGTTATGGTGCTTATCCTTCAACATACCCGGCGCAG GCGTTCCCTCAGCAGAATTATGCACAGCCAGCCGCCGCTCCCACCTTGCCGCCAGCACCACAAGCTACAACTGTTCCTCCTACAGCTTATTATGGCAGTTATTATTGA